The nucleotide window ACAAGCTTTGATCAGGTTTAACTACCTCATGACATCTTTTAATCAGCTTTTGTTTAATTTTGCAATATGGAAACAATTATAGCATCCAGCCCGGTTACCTTAACACCCGGTGCGGTGAAAGAAATAAAAAGACTGATCAGTGAGCCCGGATTTGATGCCACGCAATTGTTGCGCATTGGCGTAAAAGGGGGAGGATGTAGCGGAATGAGCTATGTGCTCGGCTTTGATCATAAAACGGAAGCCGATAAAGAATTTGAAATAGAGGGGGTTTTGTGCATTATCAACAAATCGCACGAATTATACCTGGCAGGTATGGAAATAGACTGGAGCGACGGTCTCGACAACAGGGGATTCACATTCTCTAACCCTAATGCAAGCAGCACCTGTGGCTGTGGAACCAGTTTTGCTGTATAATCCTTCACATTCAAATGCCTGATATACATTATTCTTTTTGCCCGGTTTGCCAATCGGATAACCTACAGCGCGTCTTCAACGTAAAAGATTATACCGTTAGCGGTAAAGAGTTTGAAATAATTCATTGTAATGCCTGTACCGCAAGGTTTACACAGGATGTTCCGGGCCTGGACGATATAGGGTTTTATTATAAATCGGAAGATTACATCTCCCACACCAATACCAGCAAAGGGCTGATCAACCAGCTGTATCAACGGGTACGGGTACGCACCATGAAACAAAAAGCTGCCATTATTAAGAGACATACAGGGCTGAAGAGCGGAAAGTTGCTTGATATTGGTTGCGGCACGGGTACATTTTTGCATACCATGCAGCAGCAGGGATGGGAGGTGGCCGGATTAGAGCCCGAATCTGATGCAAGGGCCATTGGTAAAGAAGAATACGGTATTGATGCCCGCCCTTCTCATGAACTTTTTTCATTGCCCCCGCAAAGTTTTAATGCCGTCACTTTATGGCATGTACTGGAGCATGTACATACTTTACATGAATACGTGGCCCAGATAAAAAACCTTTTAGCGACTGATGGGTATCTATTTATTGCAGTACCTAACTATACGGCCAAAGACGCAAAAGTTTACGGTTCTTACTGGGCTGGTTATGATGTGCCCAGGCATTTATACCACTTTTCACCCAAAGCAATGGGGCAGCTGGTACAACAACATGGCCTGGAGATTGATGAAATGCTCCCAATGTGGTTTGATAGCTTTTATGTAGATATGCTCAGTAGTAAGTATAAGAGTGGTAAGATTAATTATATAAGTGCAGGTCTGCATGGATTAGCTTCCAATATTAACGCCATGGGTAATACCAAAGAGTGTTGTTCTGTTATTTATGTAATAAAAAACAAGGCAACGGTTTAAACCGTTGCCTCATAATATTATTGGCCCAATTGCACTTCATACAACTCCGGCCATTTCTTACCGGTGATATATACTTTCTTCGTTTCGGTATCATAAGCGATTCCATTAGGTACTTCGTCCGGATCCCTGCTATTAATGCGTTGCCAGATATCCGAAACGTCGATTTTTCCTACGATGAGCCCGTTGTTGGGGTCAATTTTCAAAATATAAGGCTGTTGCCATACATTGGCATATACAAAGCCGTCTATATATTCCAGTTCGTTTAAATTATAAGCCAGCTCCCCGTTATGGGTAACCGATTGCGTATGTAATAGCTGAAAAGTGGAGGGGTTATAGAAGTATAAATTGCCGCTGCCATCTGTTACAATAAGTTCTTTGCCGTTATTGGTAATGCCCCAGCCATCGGTATTAAAATTAAACTCTTTCACTTTTTTAAGGTCGGGAAGGGTATATACAAATA belongs to Niabella yanshanensis and includes:
- a CDS encoding glutaminyl-peptide cyclotransferase, translating into MNKLFSLLIAVSLSALLFSCGDNTSTPPTTTEPGTTAAPIPNISLSVVKTYPHDTSSFTQGLVIYKGKLYEGTGGDADNPVSSKNSHLLQVNLQTGKAEKSVPLNDHDFGEGITVLNDTVYQLTWTERKVFVYTLPDLKKVKEFNFNTDGWGITNNGKELIVTDGSGNLYFYNPSTFQLLHTQSVTHNGELAYNLNELEYIDGFVYANVWQQPYILKIDPNNGLIVGKIDVSDIWQRINSRDPDEVPNGIAYDTETKKVYITGKKWPELYEVQLGQ
- a CDS encoding HesB/IscA family protein gives rise to the protein METIIASSPVTLTPGAVKEIKRLISEPGFDATQLLRIGVKGGGCSGMSYVLGFDHKTEADKEFEIEGVLCIINKSHELYLAGMEIDWSDGLDNRGFTFSNPNASSTCGCGTSFAV
- a CDS encoding class I SAM-dependent methyltransferase; its protein translation is MPDIHYSFCPVCQSDNLQRVFNVKDYTVSGKEFEIIHCNACTARFTQDVPGLDDIGFYYKSEDYISHTNTSKGLINQLYQRVRVRTMKQKAAIIKRHTGLKSGKLLDIGCGTGTFLHTMQQQGWEVAGLEPESDARAIGKEEYGIDARPSHELFSLPPQSFNAVTLWHVLEHVHTLHEYVAQIKNLLATDGYLFIAVPNYTAKDAKVYGSYWAGYDVPRHLYHFSPKAMGQLVQQHGLEIDEMLPMWFDSFYVDMLSSKYKSGKINYISAGLHGLASNINAMGNTKECCSVIYVIKNKATV